One Blastopirellula marina genomic region harbors:
- a CDS encoding DUF1559 domain-containing protein, with the protein MIAIIGILIALLLPAVQMARESARRTECVNHLKQLGLAFHNHHDILQNFPHGGINAPDGDPCCSGEHTDRTQWSWPYQILPYIEQNNLYDNTDYNQVYKTPVELYYCPSRRSAQGYGSSSHARIDYAANAGTNGNGDNGVTRRRDRAKTAFQDILDGTSNTMLVGEKQTDKTYDAGCCDDNENPYNPGWEVDIYRLGTSPPDHDRNHPETVLGTDSNSNLFGAAHPSGINVVLVDGSVRFISYTVDGEMFRRLCVIDDGLVVSHDAL; encoded by the coding sequence GTGATCGCCATCATCGGCATCTTGATCGCATTGTTGCTTCCGGCTGTCCAAATGGCACGCGAGTCGGCCCGGCGGACCGAATGTGTGAATCACCTCAAGCAACTTGGGTTAGCATTCCACAATCATCACGACATTCTTCAGAATTTTCCCCATGGCGGCATCAATGCTCCCGATGGCGATCCATGTTGCTCAGGAGAGCATACCGATCGGACGCAGTGGAGTTGGCCGTACCAGATTTTGCCATATATCGAGCAAAACAACCTGTACGACAACACGGACTATAACCAGGTCTATAAAACGCCGGTCGAACTGTACTACTGTCCGAGTCGCCGAAGTGCCCAGGGATATGGCAGTTCAAGCCACGCACGGATCGACTATGCCGCCAACGCAGGAACCAATGGGAATGGTGACAATGGAGTAACGCGTCGCCGAGATCGAGCGAAAACCGCATTCCAAGATATCCTCGATGGGACGTCAAATACGATGCTTGTCGGCGAAAAGCAGACCGACAAAACATACGACGCCGGATGCTGTGACGATAACGAGAACCCTTACAACCCCGGTTGGGAAGTCGATATCTATCGCCTGGGGACTTCCCCTCCCGACCACGACCGAAATCACCCAGAGACCGTCCTGGGAACCGATTCTAATTCCAATCTATTCGGGGCGGCCCACCCAAGCGGTATCAACGTAGTGCTCGTGGACGGGTCGGTACGATTTATCAGCTACACGGTCGATGGCGAAATGTTCCGTCGATTGTGCGTGATTGACGACGGTTTAGTGGTCAGCCACGACGCCCTGTAA
- a CDS encoding MoaD/ThiS family protein, with amino-acid sequence MSVSVQIPYALRHECEGKAEVAVSAGSVQQALTALKNQQPKLYRNVCDETGAVRKHINLFVNESLIHRRDGLDTKLGPGDLLFIMTAVSGG; translated from the coding sequence ATGTCCGTTTCCGTTCAAATCCCGTACGCACTCCGCCACGAGTGTGAGGGGAAGGCTGAAGTGGCGGTATCCGCTGGGTCAGTTCAGCAGGCCCTTACTGCCCTGAAGAACCAGCAGCCGAAACTCTATCGCAATGTTTGCGACGAGACGGGTGCCGTTCGGAAACATATCAACCTGTTTGTCAACGAGTCGCTCATTCACCGAAGGGACGGGCTCGATACGAAGCTGGGCCCAGGGGATCTTCTTTTCATCATGACCGCTGTATCCGGAGGCTGA
- a CDS encoding sialidase family protein, producing MADRVVLCIGTKKGLFVAESSKSRGRFSLRGPFGSGVAVYSALIDNRKSPRIFASSCNAWFGMKVLTSTDLGKKFKETKSAPTFPDGDGRALANIWSLETGTDSQDLWAGVEPASLFRSEDGGNSWEMIASISNHKHSKDWHPGAGGLCLHTIVRDGNRIHLGISTGGHYLSEDGGQTFNAANNGVGAGFAPNPYPEFGQCVHKIARHPDVPGRLYMQNHGGWPERPGIGVLRSDDYGHTWQSIADGLPSDFGFPIVVHPHDPDTIYVVPLEAMTRTCPEGKPAVWRSTTGGKKWKKLSKGLPKHDGYFTVLRDAMTTDTLASPAIYFGTTTGQLWMGHDGGDEWSCIFDSLPPINCVKAAVVS from the coding sequence ATGGCAGATCGTGTTGTTTTGTGCATTGGCACCAAGAAGGGTTTATTCGTCGCCGAGAGCAGCAAGTCGCGCGGACGCTTCTCGTTGCGAGGACCATTTGGATCCGGCGTGGCGGTCTATTCCGCTTTGATCGATAACCGAAAATCACCTCGCATTTTTGCTTCGAGTTGTAATGCCTGGTTCGGTATGAAGGTGCTCACCTCAACCGATTTGGGTAAGAAGTTTAAAGAGACGAAGTCTGCCCCCACTTTTCCGGATGGTGACGGCCGAGCACTGGCAAACATCTGGTCACTCGAAACAGGCACCGACAGCCAAGACCTTTGGGCCGGCGTCGAACCTGCGTCGCTATTCCGTAGCGAAGATGGAGGTAACTCATGGGAAATGATTGCCAGTATCAGTAACCATAAGCACTCAAAAGACTGGCACCCTGGGGCAGGCGGTTTATGCCTGCATACGATTGTTCGAGATGGTAATCGAATTCACCTGGGGATCTCGACCGGAGGGCATTACCTTAGCGAGGACGGTGGACAAACATTCAATGCGGCAAACAATGGCGTCGGAGCTGGCTTCGCTCCTAATCCCTATCCCGAGTTCGGCCAATGCGTGCACAAGATCGCTCGTCATCCCGATGTACCTGGCCGACTGTACATGCAGAATCATGGCGGCTGGCCCGAACGCCCTGGCATTGGGGTGTTGCGCAGCGATGATTATGGTCATACCTGGCAATCGATCGCAGACGGTTTGCCGTCTGACTTCGGCTTTCCCATCGTGGTTCATCCGCACGATCCCGACACGATCTACGTCGTTCCCTTGGAAGCGATGACGCGGACGTGCCCCGAAGGGAAGCCTGCCGTCTGGCGCAGCACAACCGGCGGGAAGAAGTGGAAGAAGCTCTCGAAAGGCCTTCCCAAGCATGATGGCTATTTCACAGTACTGCGTGATGCGATGACCACCGATACGCTGGCCAGCCCGGCGATCTATTTCGGTACTACCACCGGACAACTCTGGATGGGGCACGATGGGGGAGACGAGTGGAGTTGTATTTTTGACTCCCTTCCCCCGATCAACTGCGTCAAAGCCGCGGTAGTTTCCTAG
- a CDS encoding VOC family protein, translating into MQRVTPFLWFNNQAEEAVNYYLSIFEDSRILTKTRYGEVGPGPEGSIMSIDFELQGQAFVALNGGPHFTFSEAVSFVVNCETAEEVDHYWEKLSAGGEKSHCGWLKDQFGVSWQVVPTLLPRLIGDANQEKAQMVMAAMLQMQKLDIVALQTAYDDA; encoded by the coding sequence ATGCAACGCGTCACCCCATTCCTCTGGTTCAACAACCAGGCAGAGGAAGCTGTCAATTACTACCTTTCGATCTTCGAAGACTCTCGGATTCTGACCAAGACCCGATACGGCGAAGTGGGTCCTGGCCCTGAGGGTTCGATCATGTCGATCGATTTTGAGCTTCAAGGCCAAGCGTTTGTGGCCCTCAATGGTGGGCCACATTTCACCTTCAGCGAAGCTGTTTCGTTCGTCGTCAACTGCGAGACAGCCGAGGAGGTAGATCACTACTGGGAAAAACTATCGGCAGGGGGCGAGAAGTCGCATTGCGGTTGGCTGAAGGATCAGTTCGGCGTCTCTTGGCAAGTCGTGCCAACGCTGCTGCCCCGCTTGATCGGCGATGCCAATCAAGAGAAAGCCCAAATGGTGATGGCTGCCATGCTGCAAATGCAAAAGCTGGATATCGTTGCGTTGCAAACCGCTTACGACGACGCCTAG
- a CDS encoding VOC family protein: MTQSSMPAGRIGLIPHLVCDPCSEAIEFYKKAFDAQEKFRLSTESGEKFMHVEMTICDASFFMADDFPEYCEGKSQSPKSLGGTPVTIHRYVPDCDAAIAQAEAAGATVKMPATDMFWGDRYGMVVDPFGHTWSFATPQRQVEMDELKQAVKSMGM; this comes from the coding sequence ATGACTCAATCAAGCATGCCCGCTGGCCGCATTGGCCTGATTCCTCACCTAGTCTGCGATCCATGCTCCGAAGCAATCGAGTTCTATAAGAAGGCATTCGATGCCCAAGAAAAGTTTCGCTTGTCTACCGAATCGGGCGAGAAGTTCATGCACGTCGAAATGACCATTTGCGATGCTAGTTTCTTCATGGCCGATGACTTTCCGGAATACTGCGAAGGAAAGTCGCAATCCCCCAAGTCATTGGGTGGAACTCCGGTCACCATCCATCGATACGTCCCAGACTGTGACGCGGCGATTGCCCAGGCCGAGGCTGCCGGGGCCACGGTTAAGATGCCTGCCACCGATATGTTCTGGGGAGACCGCTATGGCATGGTTGTCGATCCGTTCGGGCATACCTGGTCATTCGCGACACCTCAGCGACAGGTCGAAATGGACGAACTAAAGCAAGCCGTTAAATCGATGGGCATGTAA
- a CDS encoding pectate lyase has product MRCIHLGLAALLSICLSYSPLSAADNDPPAAEVLAAMKKAATYFHDEVAVHGGYVYFYSPDLTQRFGEGTASADQIWVQPPGTPTVGMAYLEAYRATTDDYYLKVATETAEALIYGQLESGGWTNCIDFNPKGERTAQYRNGKGRGRNNSSLDDDQTQSAIRFLVQLDKTYEFKNETIHSAASTALDALLAAQYANGAFPQVWTGPVDQALPIQQASFPKYDWKTEGRVKNYWDMYTLNDGLAGSVAAVLIESHETYGDDRYLASLKKLGDFLILAQLPSPQPGWAQQYSYDMNPIWARRFEPAAVAGRESQDAIETLLAIFNVTRDKKYLEPIPKAVNYLEASILPDGQLARYYEMQTNRPLYMNRNGKDYFLTYDDKDLPDHYGWKTDQKLERLKNEYRKLANSPKAVITNRKVSADQVKPILASLDDQGRWITTFSDEKLVGDQRFRPGDQYISSQTFAKNIETLSGYLKTSH; this is encoded by the coding sequence ATGCGCTGCATCCACCTCGGCCTGGCGGCTTTGTTATCGATTTGCCTTTCGTATTCCCCCCTTTCCGCCGCCGACAACGATCCCCCGGCCGCGGAAGTCTTAGCAGCGATGAAGAAGGCTGCAACCTATTTCCATGACGAGGTCGCGGTTCATGGGGGTTACGTCTATTTCTACAGCCCCGACCTCACCCAGCGTTTCGGCGAAGGCACCGCGTCGGCCGATCAGATCTGGGTCCAGCCTCCCGGTACGCCAACAGTAGGCATGGCATATCTTGAAGCATACCGCGCAACAACCGATGACTACTACTTGAAGGTCGCCACAGAGACCGCTGAAGCTCTTATCTACGGTCAACTGGAATCTGGCGGATGGACGAATTGCATCGACTTCAATCCCAAAGGGGAACGTACAGCTCAATATCGCAATGGAAAAGGTCGCGGAAGGAATAATTCATCACTCGACGACGATCAAACTCAATCTGCAATTCGCTTTCTGGTGCAACTCGATAAAACATACGAGTTCAAAAACGAAACGATTCACTCAGCAGCGTCGACCGCCCTGGATGCATTACTGGCAGCTCAGTACGCCAACGGTGCATTTCCCCAGGTATGGACGGGGCCAGTCGATCAAGCACTGCCCATCCAACAGGCCAGCTTCCCGAAGTACGACTGGAAGACTGAAGGACGCGTTAAAAACTACTGGGACATGTACACCCTGAATGACGGCCTGGCAGGAAGTGTCGCGGCGGTCTTAATCGAGTCTCATGAAACCTATGGTGACGATCGTTACCTGGCATCGCTGAAGAAACTGGGAGACTTCCTGATCTTAGCCCAATTGCCGAGCCCGCAACCCGGATGGGCTCAGCAGTACAGCTACGACATGAATCCGATCTGGGCTCGCAGGTTCGAGCCTGCCGCCGTTGCCGGTCGGGAATCGCAAGACGCGATCGAAACACTGCTGGCCATCTTCAACGTTACTCGCGATAAGAAATACTTGGAACCGATTCCCAAAGCGGTAAACTATCTGGAAGCGTCGATACTTCCCGATGGCCAATTGGCACGCTACTACGAAATGCAAACCAATCGTCCCCTATACATGAACCGAAACGGCAAGGATTATTTTCTCACCTACGATGACAAAGACCTGCCCGATCATTACGGCTGGAAAACAGATCAGAAGCTCGAGCGTCTGAAAAACGAATACCGCAAGCTGGCCAATTCGCCGAAAGCTGTTATTACCAATCGCAAGGTATCCGCCGATCAAGTCAAGCCAATTCTCGCAAGTCTGGATGATCAGGGGCGTTGGATTACCACCTTCTCCGATGAGAAGCTGGTAGGTGACCAACGCTTTCGCCCTGGTGATCAGTACATCTCCAGCCAGACCTTCGCCAAGAACATCGAGACGCTCAGCGGATACCTGAAAACATCCCACTAA
- a CDS encoding GNAT family N-acetyltransferase yields the protein MHFDVRPAKPEEYPVLWRLFHDTVHRVNRRDYTTPQLTAWAPEEVDLSRWGVRMQGIDPFVAIAEEQIVGFSDVQPNGLIDMFYVHHAWQRKGIGSRLFAEIDERARQMKLDKLHSHVSITARPFFETQGFQVVVPQEVIVNGVMIGNFVMSKSLSA from the coding sequence ATGCACTTCGATGTTCGCCCAGCGAAACCGGAAGAGTATCCGGTGTTGTGGCGTTTGTTTCACGACACCGTACACCGTGTCAATCGACGAGACTATACGACGCCGCAGTTAACCGCTTGGGCACCTGAAGAAGTCGATCTGTCGCGATGGGGTGTCCGGATGCAAGGTATCGATCCGTTTGTCGCGATTGCGGAAGAACAAATCGTGGGCTTCTCCGACGTTCAGCCCAATGGCCTGATCGACATGTTTTACGTGCACCATGCCTGGCAACGAAAAGGGATTGGTAGCCGACTCTTCGCCGAAATCGACGAAAGAGCCAGGCAAATGAAGTTGGATAAGCTTCATTCTCATGTCAGCATCACGGCGCGTCCGTTCTTTGAAACGCAAGGGTTTCAAGTGGTGGTCCCACAAGAGGTCATCGTCAACGGTGTAATGATTGGGAATTTCGTTATGAGCAAGTCCCTGTCGGCTTAG
- a CDS encoding potassium channel family protein, whose amino-acid sequence MVSHHLDPDHPPPQRKQPLSGPIRKMATGAALFVAICVVAVFGYVAHGWRLDDAIYMVIITIFGVGYGEVQPVESMALRALTIMVIIAGYGAVIYTVGGFMQMVVDGELQKALGARRMCMEIDRLDNHTIICGVGRMGSILARELAAKGKSFVVIDTDERRLNSAQELGYLFINGDATDEHVLEQAGIKRAAVLASVLSEDATNVFVSVTARGMNPDIMIIARGENPKTEKKLIGCGANKVVLPTAIGAKKLAQMIIRPSAENMLEQVTTQGDMNDELGRIGLRFDELIVADGSSLVDKTISSIELRSNHGFLIVGLRRKDGSTMLNPPAETVLGTGDVVIVLGHSNDIPQLAERFCATRGKVTYRGVTVDS is encoded by the coding sequence GTGGTATCACATCATCTCGACCCGGATCATCCGCCCCCCCAACGTAAACAGCCGCTTTCTGGCCCTATTCGCAAGATGGCCACCGGGGCTGCTTTGTTTGTCGCAATCTGCGTTGTGGCCGTTTTCGGTTATGTGGCTCACGGTTGGCGTTTGGATGATGCCATTTACATGGTGATCATCACCATCTTTGGCGTAGGGTATGGCGAAGTCCAGCCAGTCGAATCGATGGCTCTGCGTGCCTTGACCATCATGGTGATTATCGCCGGCTATGGGGCCGTTATTTACACCGTCGGTGGATTCATGCAGATGGTGGTAGATGGAGAACTTCAGAAGGCCTTGGGAGCGCGACGTATGTGCATGGAAATCGATCGATTGGACAATCACACCATCATCTGTGGTGTCGGCCGGATGGGATCGATCCTGGCCCGTGAATTGGCCGCCAAAGGCAAGTCGTTTGTTGTTATCGACACTGACGAACGACGCTTGAATTCAGCCCAGGAGCTAGGCTACCTTTTCATCAACGGAGATGCCACCGACGAGCATGTCCTCGAGCAGGCCGGTATCAAGCGTGCTGCGGTACTCGCTTCCGTGTTGTCGGAAGACGCCACTAACGTGTTCGTATCCGTGACGGCGCGAGGCATGAACCCCGACATCATGATCATTGCCCGAGGCGAGAATCCCAAGACGGAGAAGAAGCTGATTGGGTGTGGTGCCAATAAAGTTGTCTTGCCGACTGCCATCGGTGCAAAGAAGCTTGCCCAGATGATCATTCGCCCCTCGGCCGAAAACATGCTGGAACAGGTAACCACCCAGGGCGATATGAACGATGAACTAGGTCGCATCGGGCTTCGGTTCGACGAGCTAATCGTAGCCGATGGCTCGTCTTTGGTGGACAAGACGATTAGCAGTATCGAACTGCGTAGCAATCACGGATTTCTCATCGTGGGACTGCGCCGGAAGGATGGTTCTACCATGCTGAATCCACCAGCCGAAACCGTGCTCGGCACCGGAGATGTTGTGATCGTATTGGGACACTCGAACGATATCCCGCAGCTTGCCGAACGCTTCTGCGCAACACGAGGCAAAGTGACCTACCGCGGTGTCACGGTCGATTCATAG
- a CDS encoding sulfite exporter TauE/SafE family protein, producing the protein MLGFPTDFTWPRIWPFIVWLTVFYSIWLTVVILGGYWPTVLSHWPIALTMSVGSYVAGSTPMGGGTVAFPVLVLLFDLPGSLGRNFGLAIQSIGMTSATIYILSTHRPVDWRLLSPALWGALIGTPLGATLVAPYVPDLWVKLIFGVIWASFGILHLVKIRELTSNHGTADHASPYDFSIGIAIGLMGGVASSITGVGIDMMIYATLVLLYRADLKTAIPTSVILMAFTSLVGIGSNIALSQIRPDIYAIDQQVFANWLAAAPIVALGAPFGAIVVNLISRTPTLIVVSLLCIGQFIWTLIHEHVTGMALIGALAGVVLFNAMFHGLYYLGKGESPFLLAEPVELANEDGDG; encoded by the coding sequence TTGCTGGGGTTTCCGACCGACTTTACCTGGCCACGAATCTGGCCGTTTATTGTCTGGCTGACCGTCTTCTACAGTATTTGGCTGACGGTCGTCATCTTAGGGGGTTATTGGCCAACGGTTCTCTCACATTGGCCAATCGCGTTGACGATGTCCGTGGGGTCGTATGTTGCCGGATCGACCCCCATGGGAGGCGGAACCGTTGCGTTTCCCGTGCTAGTGCTTCTGTTTGATCTTCCTGGCTCGCTTGGCCGAAACTTCGGCCTGGCGATTCAATCGATCGGGATGACCTCGGCGACGATCTACATCTTGTCGACCCATCGTCCGGTCGATTGGCGACTCCTCTCCCCTGCCCTCTGGGGCGCATTAATCGGAACACCTTTAGGTGCCACCCTGGTCGCTCCTTATGTGCCAGACCTGTGGGTCAAGCTAATCTTTGGGGTGATCTGGGCTAGCTTCGGCATCCTACATCTGGTGAAGATCCGCGAATTGACATCCAATCATGGAACGGCCGACCACGCATCACCGTACGACTTTTCGATTGGAATCGCCATCGGGCTGATGGGCGGTGTTGCGTCATCCATCACAGGCGTCGGCATCGACATGATGATCTATGCCACGCTCGTTCTTCTTTATCGAGCCGATCTCAAAACGGCCATTCCGACATCTGTGATTCTGATGGCGTTTACCTCGCTGGTTGGTATCGGCTCGAACATCGCCTTGTCACAGATTCGACCCGATATCTACGCCATCGACCAGCAGGTCTTTGCGAATTGGTTAGCGGCCGCTCCGATCGTGGCGTTGGGAGCCCCTTTTGGTGCCATCGTCGTAAACTTAATCAGCCGAACCCCAACCCTGATCGTTGTGTCGCTACTTTGCATAGGGCAGTTCATCTGGACACTGATTCACGAGCATGTCACCGGCATGGCATTGATCGGTGCGTTGGCAGGCGTAGTGCTGTTCAACGCGATGTTTCACGGGCTGTACTATCTAGGGAAAGGAGAGTCACCGTTTCTCCTGGCCGAACCAGTTGAACTTGCCAACGAGGACGGGGATGGCTGA
- a CDS encoding NUDIX hydrolase, protein MKSPETVFEGVRFNIERVWQGKRPRDVMRHPGAAVILPLVDDNHVCLIKSYRISVDQTLLELPAGTLEPNEPPEVTASRELEEETGYRAEKIELLTGYYPSPGVMDERMFMYLATGLTMHAPAREEGEEIENHVVTLDEAKAMIQDGRIADGKTIAGLLFYFQFRT, encoded by the coding sequence ATGAAATCGCCAGAAACTGTTTTTGAAGGCGTTCGTTTCAATATCGAGCGTGTCTGGCAAGGCAAACGTCCACGGGATGTCATGCGTCATCCGGGTGCCGCCGTTATTCTTCCCCTTGTCGATGACAACCACGTTTGCCTGATCAAGAGCTATCGCATTTCTGTCGACCAGACGCTGTTGGAACTACCGGCAGGTACGCTTGAACCGAACGAACCGCCGGAAGTTACTGCCAGCCGTGAGCTCGAGGAAGAAACCGGCTACCGCGCCGAGAAGATCGAACTGCTAACGGGCTATTACCCGTCACCCGGCGTCATGGACGAACGGATGTTCATGTACTTGGCAACGGGACTTACGATGCATGCACCGGCCCGAGAGGAAGGAGAAGAGATCGAGAATCACGTAGTGACCCTCGACGAAGCTAAGGCCATGATTCAAGATGGCCGGATCGCTGACGGCAAGACGATCGCCGGCCTGCTGTTTTACTTTCAGTTTCGCACTTAA
- a CDS encoding rhodanese-like domain-containing protein, which yields MKKEVADGKAVLLDVREEVEWKKAHLSKAEFVPLSSIATDKHARRAIEKYTKDPDLKIYTYCRSGRRSVLAADMFKRVDAKVIAITESYQDLIDAGFKETKDTDPKLDPPLSMN from the coding sequence GTGAAGAAGGAGGTCGCCGACGGCAAGGCCGTTTTGCTGGATGTTCGCGAAGAAGTGGAATGGAAGAAGGCTCATCTCAGCAAAGCCGAGTTTGTCCCTCTTTCGTCAATCGCCACCGACAAGCATGCGAGAAGGGCGATCGAAAAGTACACCAAGGACCCTGACCTTAAAATCTACACCTACTGCCGATCGGGTCGTCGCTCGGTTCTAGCCGCCGATATGTTCAAGCGAGTCGATGCCAAGGTCATCGCAATCACAGAGTCTTATCAAGACTTGATTGATGCAGGCTTCAAGGAAACCAAAGATACCGATCCGAAATTGGATCCGCCGCTTAGTATGAATTAA
- the asnS gene encoding asparagine--tRNA ligase — protein sequence MDKRSVLQARKAESVGQQVCLEGWVRTRRDSKGGFSFIELNDGSCLSNIQVVADNQLPNYESEIKHLTPGCSIRVVGEIKESQGKGQATEVQASEVFLYGTADAETYPLQKKRHTFEKLREWAHLRTRSNTFGSVFRVRNRVSFSIHQFFQERGFLYVNTPIITASDCEGAGEMFRVTTLDVDQPPKVNGKVDFSKDFFARPAFLTVSGQLEGEIFATSLGKVYTFGPTFRAENSNTSRHLAEFWMVEPEIAFADLEENMEVAEAFLKRIFTDVMNDCAEDMEFFNERIAPGILDTLQSIVDSEFLRCSYTDAIDILQKSGQAFEYPVTWGMDLQSEHERFLTEQHFKRPVILHDYPRTIKPFYMRCNDDGKTVRAMDVLVPQVGEIIGGSQREERLDVLESRMKEQGLNAEEYWWYLDLRRYGTVPHSGFGLGLERVLQFITGMGNIRDVIPFPRTPGWAEF from the coding sequence ATGGACAAGCGATCGGTTTTACAAGCACGCAAGGCGGAATCGGTTGGACAACAGGTTTGCCTTGAAGGCTGGGTTCGTACGCGGCGTGACTCGAAGGGGGGCTTTAGCTTCATCGAACTGAACGATGGTAGTTGCCTGTCTAATATCCAGGTCGTCGCCGACAACCAGTTGCCCAATTACGAGAGCGAAATCAAGCATCTCACGCCTGGTTGCTCGATTCGCGTAGTTGGCGAAATCAAGGAATCTCAGGGCAAGGGACAAGCGACCGAAGTCCAGGCCAGCGAGGTTTTCCTTTACGGTACGGCCGATGCCGAAACCTATCCTCTACAGAAGAAGCGGCACACGTTCGAGAAGCTTCGCGAATGGGCTCACCTGCGAACTCGCTCGAACACGTTTGGTAGTGTCTTCCGCGTGCGAAACCGGGTGTCGTTTTCCATTCATCAGTTTTTCCAGGAACGTGGCTTCCTCTACGTGAACACGCCGATCATTACCGCTTCCGACTGCGAAGGGGCTGGCGAAATGTTTCGCGTAACGACGCTCGACGTCGATCAGCCTCCGAAGGTCAACGGCAAGGTCGACTTCAGCAAAGACTTCTTCGCGCGGCCTGCGTTCCTGACTGTGAGTGGCCAATTGGAAGGTGAGATCTTCGCGACTTCGCTCGGCAAGGTTTACACGTTTGGGCCGACATTCCGCGCCGAGAACTCGAACACCAGCCGCCACCTGGCCGAGTTCTGGATGGTCGAACCGGAGATCGCCTTCGCCGACTTGGAAGAGAACATGGAGGTCGCCGAGGCGTTCCTGAAGCGGATCTTCACCGACGTGATGAATGACTGCGCTGAAGATATGGAATTCTTCAACGAGCGGATCGCGCCGGGCATTTTGGACACCCTGCAGTCGATCGTCGACAGCGAGTTTCTCCGCTGCAGCTATACCGACGCCATCGATATTCTGCAGAAATCAGGTCAGGCCTTTGAGTATCCAGTGACCTGGGGAATGGACCTGCAGTCCGAGCACGAGCGATTCCTGACCGAACAGCACTTCAAGCGACCGGTAATTCTGCATGACTACCCCCGCACGATTAAACCGTTTTACATGCGTTGTAACGACGATGGCAAAACAGTTCGTGCCATGGACGTGCTTGTGCCGCAGGTCGGCGAGATCATTGGCGGAAGCCAGCGTGAAGAACGGCTCGATGTGCTTGAAAGCCGTATGAAAGAGCAGGGGCTTAACGCCGAAGAATACTGGTGGTATTTGGACTTACGTCGATATGGCACCGTTCCGCACTCCGGTTTTGGACTTGGCTTGGAACGCGTTCTACAGTTTATTACAGGCATGGGGAATATTCGCGATGTGATTCCCTTCCCTCGCACCCCAGGTTGGGCCGAGTTTTAA